In one window of Brachyhypopomus gauderio isolate BG-103 chromosome 16, BGAUD_0.2, whole genome shotgun sequence DNA:
- the LOC143478043 gene encoding G-protein coupled receptor 171-like isoform X4 — MENKTTTSPNKVCVVNDNMVPFATVYILIFLVGMAGSLVALWAFIYSRNFKKCINIYLINLLTADFLLTLALPVKIANDLGVDSQLLMIFHCQISSPIIYINMYASVIFLAFVSVHRYLQITNSSKLLRLQEVGFAAMMSAVVWVLVLFINVPNMAIPIKEEVKFTSALTCADLKRDVGQNWHVLSVFLGMAIFLNTSAAVLMSNGLVLKRFWGKRGGEPEEQAVAHHATLNIGLVTVAYIVCFVPYHAVRMPYTFTQNQLITDCDVRKHLFLAKESTLLLAILHVCFDPVLYFFFCSSFRNQITQFFSKCSLSKTTPTDQGLQLDDRAAEVKNLTEESP; from the coding sequence ATGGAAAACAAGACCACAACAAGCCCCAACAAGGTCTGTGTTGTCAATGACAACATGGTGCCCTTTGCTACGGTCTACATCCTCATCTTCCTCGTAGGCATGGCTGGCAGTCTGGTGGCACTCTGGGCCTTCATATACAGTAGGAACTTCAAGAAGTGCATAAACATCTACCTGATCAACCTCCTGACTGCTGACTTCTTGCTTACGCTAGCGCTGCCAGTCAAGATCGCCAACGATCTGGGTGTGGATTCTCAGCTGCTAATGATCTTCCATTGCCAAATCAGCAGTCCCATCATCTACATCAACATGTACGCCTCCGTCATTTTCCTCGCCTTCGTCAGCGTCCACCGTTACCTCCAGATCACCAACAGCTCCAAGCTCTTGCGTCTGCAGGAGGTGGGTTTCGCGGCCATGATGTCCGCCGTGGTCTGGGTACTCGTGCTCTTCATTAACGTGCCCAACATGGCCATCCCCATCAAGGAGGAGGTGAAGTTCACGTCGGCGTTGACCTGCGCCGACTTAAAGCGCGACGTTGGCCAGAACTGGCACGTGCTCTCCGTTTTCCTGGGCATGGCGATCTTCTTGAACACCTCGGCCGCCGTGCTGATGTCCAACGGTCTGGTGCTGAAGCGGTTCTGGGGTAAGCGCGGTGGCGAGCCGGAGGAGCAGGCCGTCGCGCACCACGCCACGCTCAACATCGGCCTGGTGACGGTGGCCTACATCGTGTGTTTCGTGCCTTACCACGCTGTGCGCATGCCTTACACCTTCACTCAGAACCAGCTCATCACCGACTGCGACGTGAGAAAACACCTTTTCTTAGCCAAAGAGTCCACTCTACTCCTGGCCATCCTGCACGTCTGCTTCGACCCGGTTCTCTACTTTTTCTTCTGCAGCTCTTTCCGGAACCAGATCACCcagtttttttcaaaatgtagCTTATCAAAGACAACTCCCACAGACCAAGGGCTCCAACTTGATGATCGAGCGGCAGAGGTTAAAAACCTGACTGAAGAGAGCCCGTGA
- the LOC143478043 gene encoding P2Y purinoceptor 14-like isoform X1 produces the protein MPQKCNLNKWLQCLQTNDLLPLLSGMNYVNGSHGEGCGSPTHGNRTDFGSPFTRQALPALYALICAAGLVLNGSAAWIFFRVPSTSGMVVYLKNMVLADFLMLLSFPWRVAGDLGAGGWRLRLAVCRYTAVLFYLGMYTGIAFMSLIGLERYVKIVLASASGPCASLLRRLPVARALALLTWALLLLCMLPNMLLTDRPPAEGCGCMQLKSPLGRRWHDVSAHVAVGVFWAALALVAFCYASIARHVCLSYRRVRRDGGKAGRRSNRSILSLLAVFVVCFVPYHVCRVPYTLSQRPGARFSTRSRFQLFQAKEATLFLSALNVCLDPVIYFLMCRTFRESLLRKFSTVDTESRRPSLSNGLSVSNL, from the coding sequence ATGCCTCAAAAATGCAATCTAAACAAATGGCTGCAGTGTCTCCAAACAAACGATTTGCTTCCGCTGCTTTCAGGCATGAACTACGTCAACGGTAGCCATGGCGAAGGATGCGGGAGCCCGACCCACGGCAACCGAACCGACTTCGGGAGCCCGTTCACGCGGCAGGCGCTGCCGGCGCTGTACGCCCTGATTTGCGCGGCCGGCCTGGTTCTGAACGGCTCGGCGGCGTGGATTTTCTTCCGGGTGCCCAGCACCTCGGGCATGGTGGTGTACCTGAAGAACATGGTGCTGGCTGACTTCCTCATGCTGCTGTCGTTCCCGTGGCGGGTGGCGGGCGACCTGGGCGCGGGCGGCTGGCGCCTGCGTCTGGCCGTGTGCCGCTACACGGCCGTGCTCTTCTACCTGGGCATGTACACGGGCATCGCTTTCATGAGCCTCATCGGCCTGGAGCGCTACGTGAAGATCGTGCTAGCGTCGGCGTCTGGGCCGTGCGCCTCCCTCCTTCGGCGCCTCCCCGTGGCCCGGGCCCTGGCCCTGCTCACCTGGGCCCTGCTGCTCCTCTGCATGCTTCCCAACATGCTGCTGACGGACCGGCCCCCGGCGGAGGGGTGCGGGTGCATGCAGCTGAAGAGCCCGCTGGGCCGGCGCTGGCACGACGTTTCGGCTCACGTGGCGGTGGGCGTGTTCTGGGCGGCGCTGGCGCTCGTGGCCTTCTGCTACGCCTCCATCGCGCGGCACGTGTGCCTCTCCTACCGCCGGGTCCGGCGGGACGGCGGAAAGGCGGGACGCAGGTCCAACCGCAGCATCCTCAGCCTGCTGGCCGTCTTCGTCGTCTGCTTCGTGCCGTACCACGTGTGCCGCGTGCCCTACACCCTGAGCCAAAGGCCCGGCGCCCGATTCAGCACACGCAGCCGTTTCCAGCTCTTCCAGGCCAAAGAGGCCACGCTGTTCCTCTCCGCCCTCAACGTGTGCCTGGACCCCGTCATCTACTTTCTGATGTGCAGGACGTTCCGCGAGTCACTGCTGCGAAAGTTCTCCACCGTGGACACAGAGAGCAGGAGACCGTCGCTAAGCAACGGGCTGAGCGTCAGCAATCTGTGA
- the LOC143478043 gene encoding P2Y purinoceptor 13-like isoform X2 yields MAATATAMTAPLLNSSSGVACAGPRDVPCKPFFIAAYSLVFLVSLALNAVTVRVYFCTSQRFRSSVTVYLKNLAAADFFLCLCLPIRIANYASGSHAMQNVYCSFGTGAFYLNMYASILFMEYIAANRYLKIVHPLGNNFLQTTRAARYVSLITWTSLSGAAFVYVVLFLSTSWNAVRSRPDLGCDSLHAPAVSLFYKVIHSVSAVIFSAVLASLVLLYWATVRGLQRTMQPLQAKVSKSRRNMLVLVGVFCVCFVPYHLVRLPYAFLKTRMEQHCSTRAFYVVKELTVLLSVLNACLDPLIYFFFCKTFRARLNINRGQRKGDGRPRRQSNTVGYTETRISGSTLQRESSF; encoded by the exons ATGGCAGCCACGGCAACAGCGATGACTGCCCCGCTGTTAAATTCATCGAGCGGAGTGGCTTGCGCGGGACCCAGAGACGTCCCGTGCAAACCGTTTTTCATTGCCGCCTACTCACTGGTCTTCCTCGTCAGCTTGGCGTTGAACGCGGTCACCGTGCGCGTGTATTTCTGCACCTCGCAGCGGTTTCGCTCCAGCGTGACCGTGTACCTGAAGAACTTGGCGGCGGCCGActtcttcctctgcctctgCTTGCCCATCCGCATCGCCAACTACGCCAGCGGCTCCCACGCCATGCAGAACGTTTACTGCTCCTTCGGCACGGGCGCCTTCTACCTCAACATGTACGCCAGCATTCTGTTCATGGAGTACATCGCTGCCAACAG GTATCTGAAGATTGTCCATCCGCTAGGCAATAACTTCCTGCAGACCACGCGAGCCGCACGCTACGTCTCCTTAATAACGTGGACCTCCTTATCGGGGGCGGCTTTCGTCTACgtcgtcctcttcctcagcaCGTCGTGGAACGCCGTCCGGTCCAGGCCAGATCTGGGCTGCGACTCCTTACATGCGCCCGCGGTCAGCTTGTTCTACAAGGTCATCCACAGCGTCTCCGCCGTCATCTTCTCTGCGGTGCTGGCCTCCTTGGTGCTGCTCTACTGGGCCACCGTGCGGGGCCTCCAGCGCACCATGCAGCCGCTACAAGCCAAGGTCAGCAAGTCGAGGCGCAAcatgctggtgttggtgggggtgTTCTGTGTGTGCTTCGTCCCGTACCACCTGGTCAGGCTGCCCTACGCTTTTCTGAAGACCAGGATGGAGCAGCACTGCTCCACCAGGGCCTTTTACGTCGTCAAAGAGCTGACAGTGCTGCTGTCGGTGCTCAACGCCTGCCTGGACCCGCTCATCTACTTCTTCTTCTGCAAGACCTTCAGAGCTCGGCTGAACATCAACAGGGGCCAGAGAAAAGGTGACGGCCGCCCGAGGAGACAGAGCAACACTGTGGGCTACACGGAGACCAGGATATCGGGCAGTACTCTACAACGTGAAAGCAGCTTCTAG
- the LOC143478043 gene encoding P2Y purinoceptor 13-like isoform X5, giving the protein MRSEQPLSLDRVIVEDLALNAVTVRVYFCTSQRFRSSVTVYLKNLAAADFFLCLCLPIRIANYASGSHAMQNVYCSFGTGAFYLNMYASILFMEYIAANRYLKIVHPLGNNFLQTTRAARYVSLITWTSLSGAAFVYVVLFLSTSWNAVRSRPDLGCDSLHAPAVSLFYKVIHSVSAVIFSAVLASLVLLYWATVRGLQRTMQPLQAKVSKSRRNMLVLVGVFCVCFVPYHLVRLPYAFLKTRMEQHCSTRAFYVVKELTVLLSVLNACLDPLIYFFFCKTFRARLNINRGQRKGDGRPRRQSNTVGYTETRISGSTLQRESSF; this is encoded by the exons ATGAGATCTGAACAGCCACTTTCTTTGGACCGGGTGATCGTTGAAGA CTTGGCGTTGAACGCGGTCACCGTGCGCGTGTATTTCTGCACCTCGCAGCGGTTTCGCTCCAGCGTGACCGTGTACCTGAAGAACTTGGCGGCGGCCGActtcttcctctgcctctgCTTGCCCATCCGCATCGCCAACTACGCCAGCGGCTCCCACGCCATGCAGAACGTTTACTGCTCCTTCGGCACGGGCGCCTTCTACCTCAACATGTACGCCAGCATTCTGTTCATGGAGTACATCGCTGCCAACAG GTATCTGAAGATTGTCCATCCGCTAGGCAATAACTTCCTGCAGACCACGCGAGCCGCACGCTACGTCTCCTTAATAACGTGGACCTCCTTATCGGGGGCGGCTTTCGTCTACgtcgtcctcttcctcagcaCGTCGTGGAACGCCGTCCGGTCCAGGCCAGATCTGGGCTGCGACTCCTTACATGCGCCCGCGGTCAGCTTGTTCTACAAGGTCATCCACAGCGTCTCCGCCGTCATCTTCTCTGCGGTGCTGGCCTCCTTGGTGCTGCTCTACTGGGCCACCGTGCGGGGCCTCCAGCGCACCATGCAGCCGCTACAAGCCAAGGTCAGCAAGTCGAGGCGCAAcatgctggtgttggtgggggtgTTCTGTGTGTGCTTCGTCCCGTACCACCTGGTCAGGCTGCCCTACGCTTTTCTGAAGACCAGGATGGAGCAGCACTGCTCCACCAGGGCCTTTTACGTCGTCAAAGAGCTGACAGTGCTGCTGTCGGTGCTCAACGCCTGCCTGGACCCGCTCATCTACTTCTTCTTCTGCAAGACCTTCAGAGCTCGGCTGAACATCAACAGGGGCCAGAGAAAAGGTGACGGCCGCCCGAGGAGACAGAGCAACACTGTGGGCTACACGGAGACCAGGATATCGGGCAGTACTCTACAACGTGAAAGCAGCTTCTAG
- the LOC143478043 gene encoding P2Y purinoceptor 14-like isoform X3, protein MNYVNGSHGEGCGSPTHGNRTDFGSPFTRQALPALYALICAAGLVLNGSAAWIFFRVPSTSGMVVYLKNMVLADFLMLLSFPWRVAGDLGAGGWRLRLAVCRYTAVLFYLGMYTGIAFMSLIGLERYVKIVLASASGPCASLLRRLPVARALALLTWALLLLCMLPNMLLTDRPPAEGCGCMQLKSPLGRRWHDVSAHVAVGVFWAALALVAFCYASIARHVCLSYRRVRRDGGKAGRRSNRSILSLLAVFVVCFVPYHVCRVPYTLSQRPGARFSTRSRFQLFQAKEATLFLSALNVCLDPVIYFLMCRTFRESLLRKFSTVDTESRRPSLSNGLSVSNL, encoded by the coding sequence ATGAACTACGTCAACGGTAGCCATGGCGAAGGATGCGGGAGCCCGACCCACGGCAACCGAACCGACTTCGGGAGCCCGTTCACGCGGCAGGCGCTGCCGGCGCTGTACGCCCTGATTTGCGCGGCCGGCCTGGTTCTGAACGGCTCGGCGGCGTGGATTTTCTTCCGGGTGCCCAGCACCTCGGGCATGGTGGTGTACCTGAAGAACATGGTGCTGGCTGACTTCCTCATGCTGCTGTCGTTCCCGTGGCGGGTGGCGGGCGACCTGGGCGCGGGCGGCTGGCGCCTGCGTCTGGCCGTGTGCCGCTACACGGCCGTGCTCTTCTACCTGGGCATGTACACGGGCATCGCTTTCATGAGCCTCATCGGCCTGGAGCGCTACGTGAAGATCGTGCTAGCGTCGGCGTCTGGGCCGTGCGCCTCCCTCCTTCGGCGCCTCCCCGTGGCCCGGGCCCTGGCCCTGCTCACCTGGGCCCTGCTGCTCCTCTGCATGCTTCCCAACATGCTGCTGACGGACCGGCCCCCGGCGGAGGGGTGCGGGTGCATGCAGCTGAAGAGCCCGCTGGGCCGGCGCTGGCACGACGTTTCGGCTCACGTGGCGGTGGGCGTGTTCTGGGCGGCGCTGGCGCTCGTGGCCTTCTGCTACGCCTCCATCGCGCGGCACGTGTGCCTCTCCTACCGCCGGGTCCGGCGGGACGGCGGAAAGGCGGGACGCAGGTCCAACCGCAGCATCCTCAGCCTGCTGGCCGTCTTCGTCGTCTGCTTCGTGCCGTACCACGTGTGCCGCGTGCCCTACACCCTGAGCCAAAGGCCCGGCGCCCGATTCAGCACACGCAGCCGTTTCCAGCTCTTCCAGGCCAAAGAGGCCACGCTGTTCCTCTCCGCCCTCAACGTGTGCCTGGACCCCGTCATCTACTTTCTGATGTGCAGGACGTTCCGCGAGTCACTGCTGCGAAAGTTCTCCACCGTGGACACAGAGAGCAGGAGACCGTCGCTAAGCAACGGGCTGAGCGTCAGCAATCTGTGA